In Castor canadensis chromosome 6, mCasCan1.hap1v2, whole genome shotgun sequence, the genomic window CCAATGCTGCCTTCTTTGGGGCATCTCATCAATTAAGGCAGCAAGAGTATTTGTAAAATCCTAATGGTACTCAATATATATTTAGGTTTAAGTCTGTACACCCAGGCTGATTTACAGTTGATCTTTTGGCCAAAATAGGCATATTATCTCAGTTGGAGGTTGGACTAGGGATGGTTCTATTTTCTATGTCTAAAGGTGGTGGAAGTCtagaaggcaggagaggaaggaggaagatggCAGATTTGGTCCCAGAAGTCTCAATGCTCTGACAGCTGCTCTGACAGCCGCAAGGTGAGAAGGAACAGGGGGTTGCAACAGTAAACAGGAGACAATGTAGACAAATACTGGGGCCTGCAAATCCACTCAGGCTAGACTGTTACCAATTACCAGTTCCTATTTCTGATGGTGTATTGTGGGGATGGCTTAGTCCATTCAAAGGCCTGGGTCACACAGGTCTACCCAGGTTTTAAATGTGTTCTCTAATTCATGAAGGGTTTGCAAGCTACCTCCCTACCTCTAAATCTCCTGTTATCCTGGCTCAAACTGTAAGTTTCCTATGACATTTTTGAGGGGTGGGAAAACAAgtcagttttaaaatgtttacctCTAAATGTAAAGTTAAGTAGTTTTATGTTTTGTTGTACTATATAGTTTCTCTACTGTTTTCTCTTTAAAGCCCTCTGAATAAAATTGTGAGATAAACATTAATAAATCCTCAGGACAACAGAGATGAAGATCaccctgattctgccaccgagtgCACTGGCCTGACCCAGCACTCCACAGTGCCTTAGTTTTATCTTCCTCATCATTTGGGCTTCTTGTTCTGGATCTCTCTGTGCCAGGgttgtgtctatttttgtttgtAGATTCTGTTTGCCATGAAGGTCATGTCATTTTGACCACAGTTTGGATGCCATGGCTTTCGGCTTTTGTTGAGAGCCAATAAAGgtggaaagggaggaaaggtaTCCAAGAAATAGGGCACGAATTAAGTCATTCTATGCCTGTGTCTCTCTCCACCCTACATGCTCTGAGTACATTAAGTTAGTGTTCACAGTAGTGGAACACAGGATGAGGCACTGCACTGTGGACAGATCCCTGGCCCCACAAGGAACATTCCTTTTCTTGGcctctccctatgtagcccaggctggtctcaaacttggtTTCCTgactgcttcctgagtactgggattacaagtgtgcgccaccatgcccatcttttcttggccttttttttgttttttgcttttttagtggAATGGCTGATGGGTCTCTATTGGTACCATCTAGCTACCATTGTATCTAAACCAAGCactttttttgagattggggctTGTTATGTACCTGAAGGTGGCCTTCAACTtttgagcctcctgcctcagcctcataagtgctggaattacaagtgtgaaccaccatgtctggcccaaGCACTCTTTAGCATGGCTTTTGGCTTACTCCCcagaactgtctttttttttttttaaagttttagcaaggatttattttagtataacaggataaagtatagacaaggggggtgggcagagagggagagagagagagagagagagagagagagaaacattttcagcactcatgcaggaaatgggagcacaGACTCTCCAGAACTGTCTTAACCAGGTGACATGGATACAGTTGGGCAGGTAGCATATTCTTTATAATCAAATAGTAGCTTCAATAAAAACCTCCATAggagagctggggtgtggctcaagtggtagagcacctgcctagcaagtgcaagtgcttgagttcaaacccaagtaccacaaaaaaatttaaaaaattaaaaaaaacagactggaggtgtggctcaagaagtagaatgcctgttttgcCAGTGGGAAGCcatgacttcaaactccagtcccaccaaaaaccccCCAAAATCACAAAgctatatacttaaaatatacttaaaaagttatatacttaaaatacatttaaagccaagtgccagtggctcacacttgaatCCTAGGTattagaggcagagatcaggagaatcaaggcttGAAGCCAATCCTGGCAaaagttcgtgagatcctatctcaaaaatacccaaacaaaAGAGGGCTgtaagagtggctcaaatggtagagtgcctgcctcccaaacatgaggccctgagttctaaccccattaccaccaaaaacacaacagcaacaacaaaaaatcccacTGCCTATATAGGAGGGAATGGGGGATTTATTGGGAAGCATTTCTAGGGAGTCTCTTTGGCTTCATCCTCCATGAGTAGTCAGAGGCCCTACCCAAAGTTGTCTGCCCAGGTATCCTGATAGGAAATAGGACTTTCAAAGCTCTTTCTACAGACCCCACCCGGTACCCTGGGGACACAAGGCAAGGGCTTCCTGGTGAGCTGCTTTTGAGACTTACCATTCCTCTTCCCCATCTAATTTACTGTGCTTGGTGGTTTCTGAAAAGTCATGAAGTATAGAAACCTAGTTGTCCTGGAaattggccttctgtttttttcctttttgggcagtactgggtttgaacgcTGGGCCTcgtgctcgctaggcaggcactctactgcctgaagCACTCCACCAGCTTGGCCTGGAAATTGGGCAGAAGGATGTAGGCAGCTGTGCTATGGGCAAGCTTTGATCCTTCACCTGCTGGGTGGCTGTGTCCAAGAATGTCCTGAAGAATGAGCAGTTCTCATGCTCACTCCAGCCCAAATTAGGAAATGGGCTTCAAACTCAAGACGTGGTGGATGCACCGAGTGGACTAAATGACACCAAATTGAATTGTTCACTCCAAAGTGGTTATGTGAATTTCTCCTACAAAATGCACAAGGAACCATTGTGTCTGATGTACTTCTAATAGTGGAACAGGAGACTGAAGGTCCCCAAGAGCATGCATGTTTTAGGGGACAGACTATGGCTGGTGCCCCCTCCCCCATcaagctgttttttctttttcagtactgagatttgaacttagggcctcatgcttgctaggcaggcactctaccacttgtaccatGCCCCACAAACCAGGCATTGCTTTTTTTTGACCATTCCCCACAACCATTTTTTTTGTAAGCACTGTCATTCCAGTTACAAGGTTGAAATGCTCTGCATTTGGAAAGGGAAAGTCATGAGAGAGGGaggaataaagcaaaaaaggttccACTATAGATTACTTTCCAGTAATGATTCTCTTTGAAAAGTACTCTTCACTAGTCCTAGTGTCTTTCACCTTTTTCACTTGAAATGGGATACACAACTCAACTGGTTTATCCTCAGGGTGGTATAGGTGTGGAATGAAGGGGAGTGTCAGGTGCACTGAAGCAGGTTTTGTGTGCCACCGGATAAGGCCTCTGATCTCCAGCCTGAATGGAATGGCAAACCTTTGAGAGTGGAGGGACTTGTATACAGTGTGGAAAGCAGACGCTCTGGCATGAGCATGTTGAGGCAGGGTGGTGAGCAATAGATGTAATTTACAGGATGGAAAAACTATATATGAACACTTAGGTGATAAAGTTGGGCTCCATGTTTGAAGCAGCAGTTCAGGATGaaccccattaaaaaaaaagttcttcctAGAGACCACTTGCAAAACTGCAACAGCACTGGCTGCTACAAGTTGTGTTCCACTTTCGTTCATAAAGGAAAATTTCTGTTGGTGAGGAAGGTGTAACTGTCTCAGAAACTGCAGTAGTGACCCAAAAGAGCAGTATACAGTAGGGTCACGTTTAGCCTCTAAGACTGTCATTTTAACAAGACATCTTCACAAGATAATGTTAATGTTACAATAAGGCTTTTCCTTCTCCAGTATTCTACAAAAGTGCAGTTGTTTTAAATTCCCGGAATCCCAAAAACATTCAGAACTGGAGGGAACTCTGGGAATGGTTTTGAAGAAGTTCAAGATGCCCCATGTAGTAGAGGGGCAAGTTTGATCAGAGTACATTAAATccatgaaatgtcacaatgaaacccttccTTGtgtaatacatgctaataaaagggggaaaaaacctCATGTGACCCCTTTACATAGTCACATGTATCTCACAGAAGAGTTTGGATTAACTCAGGGGCCTCACCTTCAGGCagactttttcattttaattcctttGTTTTCCGATCTGTAAGAAGTGATAATGTCCCTTTTGTGCTATCTGTGCAAGGATCAAGGTAAAACCGGTTTTTCATATACTACTAGGCTTACACACAAGTGCTTTGCAGGAATTGGCTTTATCATTAGCTGTGGGAGCAAGAATCTGATTTTTGAAGTATCAAAAGGATGCAGACACAAACCCCAAGTGCAGGACTGGACTTAAAGCAGAACTGGGGGAGACTTAATACCCAAATTTTAGTTCAGAGTCCAGCACCACCCATGTTGTAGGATTCAGACATTTTTCCGTCTTCTGCAGTGCTAAGAATGAAACTTATACTAGCAGGAAGCATACAGGTGTGTGGGTAGGCAGACTGTCCCCTTCCTGTTTGGGAAGGACTAGACAGCCCACTCAGTAGAGGGAAGGTACTGGCAGATACATCACTCTGATCCTGCAGCCAGGGTAACTGTAGGAGGCTCAGCAAGACCAGCCTATGCCACCTGGCTTCTCTCTGAGCTCCATGCTCCAGGTAGTCAAGGGTCAAAGCATAGTTAGGAAAGCAGGTTTTCCTGTTAAGGCTGGGAAGTCACTCATACCATAGTCATGTAAAAGGTTTCTAACCAGAGAGTCAGCTACACTGGAGGTTTTAGTacttaagtttgaactcagggcctcccacttgttaccacttgagccactctaccagctgatttttgggttgggtatttttcaagagagggtctcaataactatttgtctgggatggcttcaaaccaagatcatCTTCCCGtgttggggaaaaaaaggagaggcACTTTACTGTTGGGCTGCTGAAAGGAGGGTATGCTTGGAACCCACTACCAAGTCATGGTACTGTCCAGCTGCAGCCTGCATGGGGCTCAGGAGGCTCTGCTCCATGACTTTGTGAATATCATATGATATACTTAAGTTGGACCAGGGGTTAAGGTGACCCTCCTTTATTCTGCTCCAGCACATAGTGCACCCACTACCCCCACATCCAAAGCTGAACACAAATGGTAGCCCAACACCCAGGTTgtgttgtttccattttattgctCAAGCACAGGACTTGAGGTGCGCCTGGACCTTCAGCAACGTGCAGAGAAGAGGCTGAAGGTGATGGGGCACAACCTGGCTGAGAAGGGAAATTGATAGGAGGGGAAATACCCAAAGGGGGCAGGGGGTGGTCACCATGACACCAGAAGACAACCAGCCACGCTATCTGGGGTAAGGAAGGGAACAGAGAGGTAATGGGCACAGCAGTGGTTTTCCCACGCCCCTAGCACCCACATGGAGGCCACATGTTTGGAAACAGACTGGAGGGGGAAAGGATGAGGATAACGGCTGCCCAGGAGTCTCCTTCTCCACCCTGGTTTCACATCAGACCTCATCCCTACCATCTGCCCCCATCTGCAATTTGAAAAATGGACCTTACAAACAGAGGGAGCAAAATAAATTAACATTCTGGTGAGTCATGTAGGTGGACATAGGTTCATGTGTAATGGGGAAGAAAAGAGGGGGTGATACCACCAAAAATTATCCCCTACCTCCACCCCCCAAGCCTATGTCTCCCATTTCCCCCCAAAGTCACCATCCAACCAGATAGAAAAATAAAGGTCTAATTCACTCAAAATTCTTCAGTGTTTACAAAACTAACAGGGTGGAGTAGGGAAGGGAGCAGGGGAGGCAGGCAGCCGCAGAGCAGGGCAGGGGAGAGGCTATGCTTCTGTCTCCACCTGAGACTGGCTCCTTGCCACATCGTTTTTCTGCTCATCCTTCATCTCTGCGTCAGTGGGATGGtctcctgcagccacctctgCCTTGGCCTATAAAGGATAACAGAGAGAAAAGTGCTGAATTCTTATGAAAAAATACACAGTTGTAACAGAACTGCAGAGACAGCACTTCAAGAATTGTCCTAAAAATATGAACATgtgaaaattatgtatttataagGTCAGTCATTACAATACTGTTTAGAACTATGCTCATCCAGTGTGGCAGCCCCTACAACATGTGTCTAGTTCAAATTTAAGTACTAGATTTTGAAGATTTAGtctgaaaaataatacaaatgcaATTTTAAGGAATTACATTGCTCCTGGGAAGAGGGCAATTTCTGGTTTCCAGAATTGGCAGATGCTATAGGCACAAAGCCCACATGGGCTGAGCTGAGTAAGAGGACTGTCCACTCCAACCTTACCTTGCTCTCCTCCTCAGCAAGCCTCTCAAACATGTTTGCATAGAGCTTTTTCTCCCGGGCAAGCTGCTTGCGAATCCGCTGCTGGCACACAGCCAGCTGGGCCTTAGCAGCTTTGTTGCTGGGGTAGAGCTGCAGGACCTTCTGGAAGTCAGCCCGTGCCAGGTCAAAGTCATTGACAGCCAAGTGGGCTTCACCCCGGCGGAACAGGCCCTTCTCATTGTTGCTGTCCAGTTCCAAGGCCTAAGGGTGCAGAAAGGAAACAACATAGGCCATGCAGCCCATCCAGCCAAGGCTGGATTCCAAAAGGATGAAGAGGAGCAGGAATGACTGGTGCCACCTCAGAAAAAACAAGGTTTGGTCTAGGATGAAACTCATTTAACCAAGAAGGACGACAGCAGGTCTTTGGATGAAACAAGAACAAGACTTCTGACATTCTCATTCTCTTAGGAATAAAGGTTAAGAGAAGCTAGGAACCAAGGTAGGAGAAAACTTTAGTTCTTCCCATCCCATGCCTGCTCTTACTTCTGTGTCAACTGTCCCTTACCACCAAAGCCAAAGGGCTTACTGCTGTCACCCTAGGCCTTTATCCCACTATCCCTACAACTAGCGAGCAAGGCCAAGTTCAGACTCACTGGCAGTACACCCAGCCCTGCCTGTACATTCTGCCCCCATGTCCTCTAAAGGGACCTCACCTTATTACAGCTTTCAATAGCAGCTGAGAAGGCCTGCAATTTCAGGTGACACATGGCCAGGTTGAGGTGGGAGGCCAGTCGAAGGGCTTGGGCCTTCTCTGCTTCCTCACTAGAAAAACTTGATTCGTATTCCAGCCAGGACACAATCTTCTTGTACTGCAGTAAAGCCTGCTTGTACTTGCCTTCCTAGAAGAGGAGGGAGACTAAGCAAAGGTCCCGTGGCCCCAGGCTGCCACACCCACTGATTTGAGGGACTGGTGGACTCAAAATTCCTGCTTTTCCTCCAAGATGAATAGGCTCAAATGTATCAGGTGAAGACTGCAGAGGCCAACCATCCAGAGCAGCCCTCCCTGGGGGTGTCTGGAGGACCATGCTGCTGGCTCACCTTGAAGTACACAGTGCCCCGTTCTTTCACTATGCTGCTCTGCTCCAGCTTCTCCTCGGAATTCATCTCCCAAGACTCCTTTGCCTGCCATACCCCAGGGGAGGAACAGAGTGATCAGCCTTCTCAGAGTCACTGAGAGGCTGGACCCGAATCTAGGAGAGGAAAGGCCTTAAACTCACCTTCTCAAAACTCTTGAGATGAACTTCATATCTCAGATCGGCATGTGGTGGGATTTGGAACTTTTCcttcccaacactgccaaaagcATAGCTGTAGGGATGAAAAATGTTCAGGTCATCTTAGCAGCCCTTAACCTGCTCTGGGCAGACAaggctttctgtttgttttctgcaAAGTGCCCCATCCCAATCTCAAGATTTGGTTCAAATGCATTCTGTTTGGCCAGGTCTTCTCTGACCTCTTCACGATTAAGTAGTCCTGTAGCATTTTTTACAGCCTTTATAACTCTTTCAACTACATGGTGTTGTGATTATGAATTTAAATGCACACTAATGAACAAGTCAGTAGAAGGAAGGAACATTTTATTAATCTTTGAACCCCTCAAAACTTCCCACAGTGTCCGGCACATAGCATGTTCTTAATTCATAGATGAATTAAGAAGAGATGGAaatcttttgtggtactgaggtttaaactcaggggcaTGCACTTACTTCCTAGgaaggcactataccacttgagccatgccttaagccctttttgctttagctattttctgAACAGGGAGGGGTGCTGTTCTATGCACAGGCTAGCAAGGACTGAAACCCTTCTAGTTacacttcctatgtagctggggtgGTAGGCACGTGAGTTGtcagcttttatttgttgagatggggtctcacaaactttttgcctcagTTGGCCTTGAGCCTCCCAatcagctaggattgcaggcatgagacaCCTGAGATGAAAACATTGATTTTggcagagaagggaaaaagaTTAGACTGTAATCCAAGAAAACACAGATAACTGTGGCCACATTTCTAAATATAATGAAGAAGTCACAATGGCCTATGCTTGATGTGCCTGGAGTCACAGTAAACACAGGAAGAGAAGAGGACACAGCTCACTGTGGACACTTATGTCTGTTTTGGTTTGCCTACCTGCTCTACAAAGCGCCCACGCCTCACCTGGGCTTGATGTACACAACGGAATGTTCTCCTTTCTCCATGCGCTGAATGGCCTTCTCCAGCCCACAGGGTAGATCCAGACTCTCCCCCTCACCAACCTCAAAGCGGAGCTCCCGCTGGTCAAAGATCTGGTCCTGGTAGTATCCTTCCAGTACAACTGGCAGGAAAGAAGACAAGCAATGCCCCGGGGTGTGAGAGGCCAGGACACTGAGAAGATGCTACCAGCCATCCTCTAGCTCCCCATTATTCCAGTGACTGGCAGTGCCCCACAGTGCAAGAGGCAGGGCACTGAGCAAGATGTTCTTAGATCTGGAGGGATGTTAAGAGGGGGGAGGTTCAACctttcattttgtagatgagaaaacagtCTTACTGAAAGCAAGCGATTTGCCTAAAGCCACCCAGGGCCTAGGTTTCAGAACCAGGACTTAAACCCCAGACAACACAGCCTCACCCTCCACGATAGCACCATCGTTAGGTCTGGCATAGCCTTCACCCCGAGTCCGTATTCTGCGGATGATCCCGCCATCTTCGTCTTCAGTCAGGTCCTCTCCCTTGAACTC contains:
- the Fkbp4 gene encoding peptidyl-prolyl cis-trans isomerase FKBP4; protein product: MTAEEMKAAESGAQSAPLPLEGVDISPKQDEGVLKVIKREGTGTETPMIGDRVFVHYTGWLLDGTKFDSSLDRKDKFSFDLGKGEVIKAWDVAVATMKVGEVCHITCKPEYAYGSAGSPPKIPPNATLVFEVELFEFKGEDLTEDEDGGIIRRIRTRGEGYARPNDGAIVEVVLEGYYQDQIFDQRELRFEVGEGESLDLPCGLEKAIQRMEKGEHSVVYIKPSYAFGSVGKEKFQIPPHADLRYEVHLKSFEKAKESWEMNSEEKLEQSSIVKERGTVYFKEGKYKQALLQYKKIVSWLEYESSFSSEEAEKAQALRLASHLNLAMCHLKLQAFSAAIESCNKALELDSNNEKGLFRRGEAHLAVNDFDLARADFQKVLQLYPSNKAAKAQLAVCQQRIRKQLAREKKLYANMFERLAEEESKAKAEVAAGDHPTDAEMKDEQKNDVARSQSQVETEA